A window of Nonomuraea angiospora genomic DNA:
CCCCGCTCGCACGAAGAGGCGCCCGCTCTCAGCGCAGTGGAGCGGGCGCCTCCGTGGTGCCGCGTCCTGTCAAGGGGGCGGACCTCAGCCGCGGCCGGACCAGTACGCCTTGGCTCGGTCCCAGGCCGCCGTGCCGACCGCGCGGCCGAGGGCGCGGCCCTGGAGGTCTCCCAGGCGGAAGTGGATGCCGCCGTACCGGCGCGAGATCCCGGCCTCGTCGGCCGCGTCGGTGAACGTGGGCCAGCGCAACGTCACGTCCTGCGCCGGCGTCACCCCGGGCTCCACCTGCGACGAGCCCTTGGCCACCACGGCCTGCCCGCCGAACGCGTCGCCGCCGGTGAAGCGCCTGAGCACCTCGGCCGCCGCCGCGCTGAACGTGCTGTGCCCCGAGACGTACTCGGCGAACGGCGGCGTCGGGAACGTCGGCACCTGGAACGGCACCCACGTGGCCCCGTCGATCACCCGGCCGCCCCACGTCGGGATCTGCTGCCCCTGGTACAGGAACCGGATCGCGGTGATCGGGCGGCCCGAGTCGTGGTCGCGCTTGACCTCCCACGCGGCGATCCCGGCGTCCATGACCGAGTTGGCCAGCGCGAAGAACAGCTTCACGTCCTGGTCGAGGCCGTGGTGGTCGCGCGCCGAGATCTGCTGCGCGAACAGGCTCCAGTGGCCGGGCGGCGTCTCGCTGTTGGGGCCGTCGGCCCAGTATTCGGCGATCGACTTCTGCCGGTCGGTCAGCGCGGCCGTGGTGGACACGATCTCGGCGGCCTGCGTGCGGAAGCCGGACGAGCCGTAGGCGTACGGCGGGGGCACGGCGTCGGCCAGGCCGCGGGCGGCGCCGCTGAAGGAGGCCACCTGGCCCCAGTGCGGCGCCAGGAACGGCGGCGTGACCGTCGCCCCGGCCCGGTTGACGTACGTCAGGGGCGCCCACCGGCCGGGATCGTTGAGCGAGGTCAGCGGGTCTGCCACCACCACGGGGGCGTTGACGGGCGCGTAGCCGGTGGTGTCGGCGTAGCCGCCGAGCTGGTTGGAGCCGTCGGCGTGCCGGTGGTCGAGCACCGCCTGGCAGGCGGTGACGCCGGTCCGCGCCGGGACGCCCGACGTGTCGGCCGGGTCGTAGCCCAGGTCGGTCATCAGCGCGTCGAACGTGGCCCGCTGCGCCGGATAGAGGTCGACCGCCGCCAGGTGGGCGGCGAAGCTGATGGCCGCGGCCTTGTTGGCGTCGGTGCGCTCGGCCGCGGGCCGCCGCAGCGAGCCGCCCAGCCGGGTGCCGACGGCGACCGCGTCGTAGGCGGCCCACGCGTCGTAGGCGCAGGTGTGCACGATCGCCAGCGCCCTGGCCACCTGCGGCGGGCCCAGCGTGCCGGTGCGCACCGCGGTGAGCAGCGTCTGGTTCCACCGGACGACCACGTTGGGGCCCGTGGCCTGGGCGGGTAAGGCGGGCAGGGCGAGCGCGGCGGCGCTCACCAGCGCGAGCGCGGCCACGCGTAAGGATCTCAGAACGGGCAAGGCGTTTTCCCCTCGCTGTGTGCGGACCCCCGGGGTGCCTCCGGGGCATGACGACGATTCCATACTCGAACACATTTTCGGGCTAGCCTTTCGGTGACAGTCGCCTGCCGTTCCGGTGAAGGGCGGTCCGATTCTTCGCAATCCCCCTTGATGGCGCGCCATTCTGAAAGTTTCGGTGATCGATCGAAATATTCTTGACGGCTTTGTGGCGGGCACTTAGAGTCCGAATTCAATGATCGGAATGAGGGGCCATGACATCAGTGAACGCGCCGGGCCTGGCGCCCTGGCGGGACAGCGCGCGGACGGTCGGCGAACGGGTCGAGTCCCTCCTCGCGGAGATGACGCTGGAGGAGAAGGTCGCGCAGCTCGGCTCCGTCTGGCTCCAGAACGGGCCCGAGC
This region includes:
- a CDS encoding vanadium-dependent haloperoxidase, producing MPVLRSLRVAALALVSAAALALPALPAQATGPNVVVRWNQTLLTAVRTGTLGPPQVARALAIVHTCAYDAWAAYDAVAVGTRLGGSLRRPAAERTDANKAAAISFAAHLAAVDLYPAQRATFDALMTDLGYDPADTSGVPARTGVTACQAVLDHRHADGSNQLGGYADTTGYAPVNAPVVVADPLTSLNDPGRWAPLTYVNRAGATVTPPFLAPHWGQVASFSGAARGLADAVPPPYAYGSSGFRTQAAEIVSTTAALTDRQKSIAEYWADGPNSETPPGHWSLFAQQISARDHHGLDQDVKLFFALANSVMDAGIAAWEVKRDHDSGRPITAIRFLYQGQQIPTWGGRVIDGATWVPFQVPTFPTPPFAEYVSGHSTFSAAAAEVLRRFTGGDAFGGQAVVAKGSSQVEPGVTPAQDVTLRWPTFTDAADEAGISRRYGGIHFRLGDLQGRALGRAVGTAAWDRAKAYWSGRG